In Janthinobacterium sp. J1-1, a single genomic region encodes these proteins:
- the aroA gene encoding 3-phosphoshikimate 1-carboxyvinyltransferase, protein MTQTKHYPHHIDLKPVIHAEGTVRLPGSKSISNRVLLLAALAKGTTKIVDLLASDDTFVMLTALTSLGVKWTQDELDLNADAASLHQVHHVEGCGGVLPNHEADLFMGNAGTAIRPLTAALAVIGGDYTLHGVSRMHERPIGDLVDALNAVGTQIEYTGEHGFPPLRIRRGHIHAQRIAVRGNVSSQFLTALLMVAPLMARDHAVTIDVTGELISKPYIEITLNLMQRFGVTVEHDGWQSFTVQPGQQYQSPGTIHVEGDASSASYFLAAGAIGGGPVRVEGVGRDSIQGDVRFVEALQQMGATITMGENWIEARSNGPLKAVDMDFNHIPDAAMTIAVAALYADGTSTLRNIASWRVKETDRLAAMATELRKLGADVEEGADYLRVTPPAEISAATIDTYDDHRMAMCFSLASLDGAARRGNEMRINDPKCVAKTFPEYFAAFAGIAKDTLI, encoded by the coding sequence ATGACCCAGACCAAGCACTACCCCCACCATATCGATCTGAAGCCGGTGATCCACGCCGAAGGCACGGTGCGCCTGCCCGGCTCGAAAAGCATCTCGAACCGCGTGCTGCTGCTGGCCGCGCTGGCCAAGGGCACGACCAAGATCGTCGACCTGCTGGCCTCGGACGACACTTTCGTCATGCTGACCGCGCTGACCTCGCTGGGCGTGAAGTGGACCCAGGATGAACTCGACCTGAATGCGGATGCCGCCAGCTTGCACCAGGTGCACCATGTGGAAGGCTGCGGCGGCGTGTTGCCGAATCACGAAGCGGATCTGTTCATGGGCAATGCCGGCACGGCGATCCGCCCGCTGACGGCGGCTCTGGCCGTGATCGGTGGCGATTACACGCTGCACGGCGTATCGCGCATGCACGAGCGTCCGATCGGCGACCTGGTCGACGCGCTGAACGCGGTCGGCACGCAGATCGAATACACGGGCGAGCACGGCTTTCCGCCGCTGCGCATCCGCCGCGGCCATATCCATGCCCAGCGCATCGCCGTGCGCGGCAATGTGTCGAGCCAGTTCCTGACGGCCCTCCTGATGGTGGCGCCTTTGATGGCGCGCGACCATGCGGTGACCATCGACGTGACGGGAGAACTGATCTCGAAGCCGTATATCGAAATCACGCTGAACCTGATGCAGCGCTTCGGCGTGACGGTCGAACATGACGGCTGGCAGTCGTTCACGGTGCAGCCTGGCCAGCAGTATCAAAGCCCGGGCACCATCCACGTCGAAGGCGACGCGTCGTCGGCATCCTACTTCCTGGCGGCCGGCGCGATCGGCGGCGGCCCGGTGCGGGTGGAAGGCGTGGGGCGCGACAGCATCCAGGGCGACGTGCGTTTCGTCGAAGCCCTGCAGCAGATGGGCGCGACCATTACCATGGGCGAGAACTGGATCGAGGCGCGCTCGAACGGCCCCCTGAAGGCGGTCGACATGGACTTCAACCATATTCCCGACGCGGCCATGACGATCGCGGTGGCGGCGCTGTATGCGGACGGCACCAGTACCTTGCGCAATATCGCCAGCTGGAGGGTGAAGGAAACCGACCGCCTGGCGGCGATGGCGACCGAATTGCGCAAGCTGGGCGCCGACGTGGAAGAGGGCGCGGACTACCTGCGCGTGACGCCGCCGGCCGAGATCTCTGCCGCCACCATCGACACCTATGACGACCACCGCATGGCGATGTGCTTTTCGCTGGCCTCGCTGGACGGCGCCGCCCGTCGTGGCAATGAAATGCGCATCAATGACCCGAAATGCGTGGCCAAGACCTTCCCCGAGTATTTCGCCGCGTTTGCGGGGATTGCCAAAGACACTTTGATTTAA
- a CDS encoding LapA family protein, with product MKIISTIVGCVLFVLFFGFALKNAQVVDLHVFLNYEIRGPLVLMLLGFFVAGASLGVLALTPTVFRHRREATRQKTTIAALQTVGVSPNVQPQPDGVSTQP from the coding sequence ATGAAAATCATCTCCACCATCGTTGGCTGTGTTCTTTTCGTCCTGTTCTTCGGCTTTGCGCTGAAGAATGCGCAGGTGGTCGACCTGCATGTCTTCCTCAATTATGAAATCCGTGGTCCGCTGGTCCTGATGCTGCTGGGCTTTTTTGTCGCCGGCGCCAGCCTGGGCGTACTGGCCCTGACACCGACCGTGTTCCGCCACCGCCGTGAAGCGACCCGGCAAAAAACCACGATCGCCGCGCTGCAGACCGTCGGCGTGTCGCCGAATGTGCAGCCGCAACCGGACGGCGTCAGTACCCAGCCTTGA
- the hisC gene encoding histidinol-phosphate transaminase encodes MSKNIGPEYVRAIAPYQSGKPIAEVAREFGLDEASIVKLASNENPYGMPDSAKQAMIAAIDDLGRYPDANGFDLKAVLSQRYDVPADWITLGNGSNDILEIAAHAFVQHGQAVVYSQYSFAVYALATQGLGARHLVVPAQAYGHDLDAMAAAITDDTRLLFIANPNNPTGTFLSAAQIEAFLQKVPQHVVVVLDEAYNEFLSADDQYESTDWVRQYPNLVVSRTLSKAYGLAGLRVGFAIAQPVLTDLMNRIRQPFNVNSMAQAAAIAALNDKEFLEKSARNNAAGYQQFTEAFEALGLEYVPSHGNFVLVKVGDDDEAGARVNLALLKQGVIVRPVGSYGLPQWLRISIGLPQENAIFIAALTKALA; translated from the coding sequence ATGTCTAAAAATATCGGTCCTGAATACGTCCGCGCCATCGCTCCTTACCAGAGCGGCAAACCGATCGCGGAAGTTGCGCGTGAATTCGGTCTCGACGAAGCCTCCATCGTCAAGCTGGCCTCGAATGAAAACCCGTACGGCATGCCGGACTCGGCCAAGCAGGCGATGATCGCCGCCATCGATGACCTGGGCCGCTACCCGGACGCCAACGGTTTCGACCTGAAAGCCGTGCTGTCGCAGCGCTATGACGTGCCGGCCGACTGGATCACCCTGGGCAACGGCAGCAACGATATCCTGGAAATTGCCGCGCACGCGTTCGTGCAGCACGGCCAGGCGGTCGTGTATTCGCAGTATTCCTTTGCCGTGTATGCACTGGCCACGCAGGGCCTGGGCGCGCGCCACCTGGTGGTGCCGGCGCAGGCCTATGGCCATGACCTCGACGCGATGGCCGCGGCCATTACCGACGACACGCGCCTGCTGTTTATCGCCAATCCGAACAACCCGACCGGCACCTTTTTGTCGGCCGCGCAGATCGAAGCGTTTCTGCAGAAAGTGCCGCAGCATGTCGTCGTCGTGCTGGACGAAGCCTATAACGAATTCCTGTCGGCCGACGACCAGTACGAGTCGACCGACTGGGTGCGCCAGTATCCGAACCTGGTGGTGTCGCGCACCCTGTCGAAGGCGTATGGCCTGGCCGGACTGCGCGTGGGCTTTGCCATCGCCCAGCCGGTGCTGACGGACCTGATGAACCGTATCCGCCAGCCGTTCAATGTGAACTCGATGGCGCAGGCAGCCGCGATCGCCGCCCTGAACGACAAGGAATTCCTGGAAAAAAGCGCGCGCAACAACGCGGCCGGCTACCAGCAGTTCACGGAAGCATTCGAGGCGCTGGGCCTGGAATATGTGCCGTCGCACGGCAACTTCGTGCTGGTGAAAGTGGGCGATGACGACGAAGCCGGTGCGCGCGTCAACCTGGCATTGCTGAAACAGGGCGTGATCGTGCGTCCGGTCGGCAGCTATGGCTTGCCGCAATGGCTGCGCATTTCCATCGGCCTGCCGCAGGAAAACGCCATCTTTATCGCCGCGCTGACGAAAGCGCTGGCTTGA
- a CDS encoding DUF2059 domain-containing protein, which translates to MRKIVATFFAAFSLAFLATLPALAQSTQAAPARQIAPSPAMKVAVRRMLDAMQFPALTRQIFDQMLQSVPAMMRQAAVQNISGNAELTEERKARALANAEEEIPLAVATLTQVLGDQSLIDELGAEMVPLYARYYTVQEIEQLTAFYQTPLGRKMLATMPQLSAESMAISQRVLIPRVNAVLEQVLRAATQPPH; encoded by the coding sequence ATGAGAAAAATCGTCGCCACTTTTTTTGCCGCCTTTTCGCTGGCCTTTCTTGCCACCCTGCCGGCCCTGGCCCAGAGCACCCAGGCGGCGCCCGCGCGCCAGATCGCGCCCAGCCCGGCCATGAAGGTGGCCGTGCGCCGCATGCTGGACGCGATGCAGTTCCCCGCGCTGACGCGGCAGATTTTCGACCAGATGCTGCAATCGGTGCCGGCCATGATGCGCCAGGCCGCCGTGCAGAATATCAGCGGCAACGCCGAGCTCACGGAAGAGCGCAAGGCGCGCGCGCTGGCCAATGCGGAAGAGGAGATTCCGCTGGCCGTGGCCACCCTGACCCAGGTGCTGGGCGACCAGAGCCTGATCGACGAATTGGGCGCCGAAATGGTGCCCTTGTACGCACGCTATTACACGGTGCAGGAAATCGAGCAACTGACGGCGTTCTACCAGACGCCGCTGGGCCGCAAGATGCTGGCCACCATGCCGCAACTGTCGGCCGAGTCGATGGCGATCAGCCAGCGCGTGCTGATTCCCCGCGTCAACGCCGTGCTGGAACAAGTCCTGCGGGCGGCCACGCAGCCGCCGCATTAA
- a CDS encoding prephenate dehydrogenase/arogenate dehydrogenase family protein: protein MMTPGLNKVVIFGAGLIGGSFARALKHAGAVHNVVGMGRSQASMARALELGIIDEIGGDMAEALNGADLVLLAAPVAQTGAILAAIAPHLRPGTIVTDAGSTKSDVVLAAREALKDKVAQFVPGHPIAGRETNGPDAAIIDLYQGKKVVLTPLAENAEADVEKVAAAWRACGAILHTLSPEEHDKVFAAVSHLPHLLAFALVDDIANKPHAGLLFQYAASGFRDFTRIAGSSPEMWRDISLANQPALLAELDSYMAQLSALRAHLAAKDGAAIEHVYVNAQHARQQWIEAIETAETPAPT from the coding sequence ATGATGACGCCTGGATTGAACAAGGTTGTCATCTTTGGCGCGGGCCTGATCGGCGGCTCGTTTGCGCGCGCCCTGAAGCATGCGGGCGCGGTCCACAACGTGGTCGGCATGGGCCGCTCGCAGGCGTCGATGGCGCGCGCTTTGGAACTCGGCATCATCGACGAGATAGGCGGCGACATGGCCGAAGCCTTGAACGGCGCCGACCTGGTGCTGCTGGCGGCGCCCGTGGCGCAGACCGGCGCCATCCTGGCGGCGATCGCGCCGCATCTGCGGCCGGGTACCATCGTCACCGATGCGGGCAGCACCAAGTCCGATGTGGTGCTGGCGGCGCGCGAGGCGTTGAAAGACAAGGTGGCGCAGTTCGTGCCCGGCCACCCGATCGCGGGCCGCGAAACCAACGGGCCGGATGCGGCCATTATCGATCTGTACCAGGGCAAGAAAGTGGTGCTGACGCCCTTGGCGGAAAACGCTGAAGCCGATGTGGAGAAAGTGGCTGCCGCCTGGCGCGCCTGCGGCGCCATTTTGCATACCTTGAGCCCCGAAGAACACGACAAGGTATTTGCCGCCGTCAGCCATCTGCCGCACTTGCTGGCCTTTGCGCTGGTCGACGATATCGCCAACAAGCCCCATGCCGGCCTGCTGTTTCAATATGCGGCCAGCGGTTTTCGCGACTTTACGCGGATTGCCGGCTCGTCGCCCGAAATGTGGCGCGATATCAGCCTGGCCAACCAGCCGGCGCTGCTGGCCGAGCTCGATTCCTATATGGCGCAGCTGAGCGCCTTGCGCGCGCACCTGGCGGCCAAGGATGGCGCGGCGATTGAACATGTCTACGTCAACGCACAGCACGCGCGGCAGCAATGGATAGAGGCGATTGAAACGGCGGAAACACCGGCGCCTACCTAA
- the lapB gene encoding lipopolysaccharide assembly protein LapB, with translation MEFEFWWFLGIPLFFALGWIAARVDIHQLVSESRSLPRNYFKGLNFLLTEQHDKAIDSFIEIVKLDPESADMHFALGNLFRRRGETERAIRVHQNLLARPDLPQEQQVHAAYELGMDYLKAGLLDRAEETFNGLVETQYAVQARRALLEIFQREKEWPRAIEAALGLQESGAGARQKEIAQFYCELAHDALVHLKPDEAMPLLEKALQTDRKSVRATILTGDVLLARGDVEEAIMTWRRVEQQSVPHVALVAQRLMDGYSKLGRPQEGINLLRSYLEEASSIDLIEVVFKAVLDLDGVDAAKQLVSAELRRTPTLLGLDKLLEARMMDAPAAIWSELSMVKNLVHGYTQKLARYQCSHCGFKARQFYWHCPGCNKWETYPPRRTEELNVMN, from the coding sequence ATGGAATTTGAATTCTGGTGGTTCCTGGGCATCCCCCTGTTTTTTGCACTGGGCTGGATCGCCGCGCGCGTCGACATCCATCAGCTGGTGTCGGAATCGCGCAGCCTGCCGCGCAATTACTTCAAGGGCCTGAATTTCCTGCTCACCGAACAGCATGACAAGGCCATCGACTCGTTTATCGAAATCGTCAAGCTCGATCCCGAATCGGCCGATATGCACTTCGCGCTGGGTAACCTGTTCCGCCGCCGCGGCGAGACGGAACGCGCCATCCGCGTCCATCAAAACCTGCTGGCGCGCCCGGACCTGCCGCAGGAACAGCAGGTGCACGCCGCTTATGAGCTGGGCATGGATTACCTGAAAGCGGGCCTGCTGGACCGTGCCGAAGAAACCTTCAATGGCCTGGTCGAGACGCAATATGCGGTGCAGGCACGCCGGGCGCTGCTGGAAATCTTCCAGCGCGAAAAGGAGTGGCCACGCGCCATCGAAGCGGCGCTGGGCTTGCAGGAATCGGGTGCCGGCGCGCGCCAGAAGGAAATCGCGCAGTTCTATTGCGAGCTGGCGCATGACGCGCTGGTGCATCTGAAACCCGACGAAGCCATGCCGCTGCTGGAAAAAGCGCTGCAGACCGACCGCAAGAGCGTGCGCGCCACGATATTGACGGGCGATGTGCTGCTGGCGCGCGGCGACGTGGAAGAAGCGATCATGACCTGGCGTCGCGTCGAGCAGCAAAGCGTGCCGCACGTGGCGCTGGTGGCGCAGCGCCTGATGGATGGATACAGCAAGCTGGGCCGCCCGCAGGAAGGCATCAACCTGCTGCGTTCCTACCTGGAGGAAGCGTCGTCGATCGATTTGATCGAAGTGGTGTTCAAGGCGGTGCTGGACCTGGACGGCGTCGACGCCGCCAAGCAGCTGGTCAGCGCCGAGCTGCGCCGCACGCCGACCCTGCTGGGCCTGGACAAGCTGCTCGAAGCGCGCATGATGGACGCGCCGGCGGCGATCTGGTCCGAATTGTCGATGGTGAAAAACCTGGTGCACGGCTACACGCAAAAACTGGCCCGCTACCAGTGCAGCCACTGCGGCTTCAAGGCGCGCCAGTTCTACTGGCACTGCCCCGGCTGCAACAAGTGGGAAACCTACCCACCGCGCCGCACCGAAGAACTCAACGTCATGAACTGA
- the pheA gene encoding prephenate dehydratase has product MTDKLKPLREQIDAIDAQILDLLNRRALIAQEVGHVKAETQAPVFRPEREAQVLRGVAERNPGPMGDREVQTIFREIMSSCRSLEKRVTVAYLGPAGTFSEQAVYQQFGSAVEGLPCASIDEVFRSAEAGTADFGVVPIENSSEGAVNRTLDLMLQTSLIISGEVSIAVHHSLMTKSGNMDGVTSICAHSQALAQCQVWLNQHYPNIARHAVASNAEAARLAGEDGAVAAIASELAGAQYKLGVVKGHIQDDPHNRTRFAVVGTLQTAPSGKDQTSLVLAVPNKAGAVYQLLAPLAKHGVSMTRFESRPARMGSWEYYFYVDVEGHVHNPAVAQALAELQGNAAFFKVLGSYPVSL; this is encoded by the coding sequence ATGACCGATAAATTGAAACCCCTGCGCGAACAGATCGATGCGATCGACGCGCAAATCCTCGACCTGCTGAACCGCCGCGCGCTGATCGCGCAGGAAGTGGGCCATGTGAAGGCCGAAACCCAGGCGCCCGTGTTCCGCCCCGAGCGTGAAGCGCAGGTACTGCGTGGCGTGGCCGAGCGCAACCCCGGCCCGATGGGCGACCGCGAAGTGCAGACCATCTTCCGCGAAATCATGTCGTCCTGCCGCTCGCTGGAAAAGCGCGTCACCGTCGCCTACCTGGGCCCGGCCGGCACCTTCAGCGAGCAGGCCGTGTACCAGCAGTTCGGCAGCGCCGTCGAAGGCCTGCCGTGCGCCTCCATCGATGAAGTGTTCCGCTCGGCCGAAGCGGGCACGGCGGACTTTGGCGTGGTGCCGATCGAGAATTCCTCGGAAGGCGCCGTCAACCGCACGCTGGACCTGATGCTGCAAACGAGCCTGATCATCAGTGGCGAAGTGTCGATCGCCGTGCATCACAGCCTGATGACGAAGAGCGGCAATATGGACGGCGTGACCTCGATCTGCGCCCACTCGCAGGCGCTGGCCCAGTGCCAGGTATGGCTGAACCAGCACTACCCGAATATCGCGCGCCACGCCGTGGCCTCGAACGCGGAAGCGGCGCGCCTGGCCGGCGAAGACGGTGCGGTCGCGGCGATTGCCAGCGAACTGGCCGGCGCCCAGTACAAGCTGGGCGTGGTCAAGGGCCATATCCAGGACGACCCGCACAACCGTACCCGCTTTGCCGTGGTGGGAACGCTGCAAACGGCGCCGTCGGGCAAGGACCAGACCTCGCTGGTACTGGCCGTGCCGAACAAGGCCGGCGCCGTGTATCAGTTGCTGGCGCCGCTGGCCAAGCACGGCGTGTCGATGACGCGCTTCGAGTCGCGCCCGGCCCGCATGGGCAGCTGGGAGTATTATTTCTATGTCGACGTGGAAGGCCACGTGCACAACCCTGCCGTGGCGCAGGCGCTGGCTGAACTGCAGGGCAATGCGGCGTTCTTCAAGGTGCTGGGGTCGTATCCGGTCAGCCTGTGA
- the cmk gene encoding (d)CMP kinase, translating into MSTTHIPVIAIDGPTASGKGTVAHRVADKLGFHYLDSGALYRLTALTALRRGTDLRDEHALAKLAEHLPCHFANGEILLAHENVTEQIRAEEVGNTASKIAVLPTVRHALVSLQLGFRKTPGLVADGRDMGTVIFPHAQLKVFLTASVEARAQRRYKQLIDKGFSANMEDLLMDLQARDERDTHRAIAPLVPAEGAHVLDTSAMTADEAVETVLKWHAAAMK; encoded by the coding sequence ATGTCCACAACCCATATCCCGGTCATCGCCATCGACGGCCCCACCGCTTCCGGCAAGGGCACGGTGGCGCACCGCGTGGCCGACAAGCTCGGCTTTCATTACCTCGATTCGGGCGCGCTGTACCGGCTGACGGCGCTGACGGCCCTGCGCCGCGGCACCGACCTGCGCGACGAGCACGCGCTGGCCAAGCTGGCCGAGCATCTGCCTTGTCACTTTGCCAATGGCGAGATCCTGCTGGCACATGAAAACGTCACCGAGCAGATCCGCGCGGAAGAGGTCGGCAACACGGCCTCGAAGATTGCCGTGCTGCCAACCGTGCGCCATGCGCTGGTCAGCCTGCAGCTGGGTTTTCGCAAGACGCCGGGCCTGGTGGCCGACGGGCGCGACATGGGCACGGTGATCTTTCCGCATGCCCAGTTGAAAGTGTTTTTGACGGCCAGCGTCGAGGCGCGCGCGCAACGGCGCTACAAGCAATTGATAGACAAGGGTTTTTCTGCTAATATGGAAGACCTTCTGATGGATTTGCAGGCGCGGGACGAACGTGATACTCACCGTGCGATTGCGCCGCTGGTCCCCGCGGAAGGGGCGCATGTCCTTGATACCTCGGCGATGACGGCTGATGAAGCCGTCGAAACCGTGTTGAAATGGCATGCAGCTGCAATGAAATAG
- the serC gene encoding 3-phosphoserine/phosphohydroxythreonine transaminase: MVTQAVVNPIYNFSAGPAVLPKEVLAQAAAEMLDWHGSGMSVMEMSHRGPEFISIYKQAVADLRELLAVPDNYKILFLQGGGLGENAIIPMNLVGLAANQPATIDFVQTGSWSGKSIKEAAKYAKVNVAASSQAAGFTGVPPVDEWKLTPGAAYLHICTNETIDGVEFQQAPQVPAGTTIVADMSSHILSRVVDVSQYGVIFGGAQKNIGPAGLTVVIVRDDLLGHALPICPSAFDWANVAEHESMYNTPPTYGIYIAGLVFQWLKKQGGVAAMEQRNIEKAALLYAALDADDFYQNRVAPPYRSRMTIPFYLRDESLNDAFLAGAKQRGLLQLKGHKSVGGMRASIYNAMPIEGVQALVDYLNEFAGR, from the coding sequence ATCGTGACCCAAGCTGTCGTCAACCCGATTTATAACTTCTCCGCCGGCCCCGCCGTGCTGCCCAAGGAAGTGCTGGCGCAAGCCGCAGCCGAAATGCTGGACTGGCATGGCAGCGGCATGTCGGTGATGGAAATGAGCCACCGCGGCCCCGAATTCATTTCCATCTACAAGCAGGCCGTGGCCGACCTGCGCGAGCTGCTGGCCGTACCCGACAACTACAAGATCCTGTTCCTGCAGGGTGGTGGCCTGGGCGAAAACGCCATTATCCCGATGAACCTGGTGGGCCTGGCGGCAAACCAGCCGGCCACCATCGACTTCGTGCAGACGGGTTCGTGGTCCGGCAAATCCATCAAGGAAGCGGCCAAATATGCCAAGGTGAATGTGGCCGCTTCGTCGCAGGCGGCCGGTTTCACTGGTGTGCCGCCAGTCGATGAATGGAAGCTGACGCCGGGCGCCGCCTACCTGCATATCTGCACCAACGAAACCATCGACGGCGTCGAGTTCCAGCAGGCGCCGCAAGTCCCCGCCGGCACCACCATCGTCGCCGACATGTCCTCGCATATTTTGTCGCGGGTGGTCGACGTGTCGCAGTACGGCGTGATCTTCGGTGGCGCGCAGAAGAATATCGGCCCGGCCGGCCTGACGGTGGTGATCGTGCGCGACGACCTTCTGGGCCATGCGCTGCCGATTTGCCCGTCGGCCTTCGACTGGGCCAACGTGGCCGAACACGAGTCGATGTACAACACGCCGCCCACCTATGGCATCTATATCGCCGGCCTGGTATTCCAGTGGCTGAAAAAGCAAGGTGGCGTGGCGGCCATGGAACAGCGTAATATTGAGAAAGCGGCGCTGCTATACGCGGCGCTGGACGCGGACGACTTCTACCAGAACCGTGTCGCACCACCATACCGTTCGCGCATGACGATCCCGTTCTACCTGCGCGACGAAAGCCTGAACGACGCCTTCCTGGCCGGCGCGAAGCAGCGCGGCCTGCTGCAACTGAAGGGCCACAAGTCCGTCGGCGGCATGCGCGCATCGATCTATAACGCGATGCCGATCGAAGGCGTGCAAGCCCTGGTCGATTATTTGAACGAGTTTGCCGGACGCTGA
- a CDS encoding integration host factor subunit beta — MTKSELINRLAERYSQLVAKDAEYAVKTILDAMTNALATGQRIEIRGFGSFALNSRPPRIGRNPKSGDKVMVPEKRVPHFKPGKQLRERVDAMVGQPIIED, encoded by the coding sequence ATGACAAAATCCGAGCTGATCAACCGCCTCGCTGAGCGTTATTCTCAGCTGGTGGCGAAAGATGCGGAGTATGCCGTCAAGACCATTCTCGATGCGATGACCAACGCCCTGGCGACCGGCCAGCGCATCGAGATCCGCGGTTTTGGCAGTTTTGCCCTGAACAGCCGGCCACCGCGCATCGGCCGCAACCCGAAGTCGGGCGACAAGGTGATGGTGCCTGAAAAACGGGTGCCTCACTTCAAGCCGGGCAAACAGTTGCGCGAGCGCGTGGACGCGATGGTCGGACAACCGATCATCGAGGATTAA
- the rpsA gene encoding 30S ribosomal protein S1: MESFAALFEESLSRQDMRSGEVISAEVVRLDHNFVIVNAGLKSEAFIPVEEFKNDHGELEVKVGDFVSVAIESLENGFGDTILSRDKAKRLASWLALEKAMESGEIVVGTVNGKVKGGLTVLTNGIRAFLPGSLVDTRPVKDTTPFEGKTLEFKVIKLDRKRNNVVLSRRAVIEASMGEERQKLMETLKEGTVVTGVVKNITDYGAFVDLGGIDGLLHITDLAWRRVRHPSEVLTVGQEITAKVLKYDQEKNRVSLGVKQLGDDPWTGLSRRYPQSTRLFGKVTNLTDYGAFVEVEQGIEGLVHVSEMDWTNKNVAPNKVVQLGDEVEVMVLEIDEERRRISLGMKQCKANPWDDFGVTHKKGDKVRGAIKSITDFGVFIGLAGNIDGLVHLSDLSWTETGEEAVRRFKKGDELEAIVLAIDVERERVSLGVKQLEGDPFNNFAAMNDKGSLVTGTVKSVEPKGAVIQLSEEVEGYLRASEISRDRVEDAGTHLKVGDTVEAMVLNIDRKARGIQLSIKAKDNVETQEAMQKMAATDNNAASGTTSLGALLKAKFDNKN, encoded by the coding sequence ATGGAAAGTTTTGCTGCGCTCTTCGAGGAATCGTTGTCGCGTCAAGATATGCGCTCCGGCGAAGTTATTTCCGCTGAAGTCGTGCGCCTCGACCACAATTTCGTGATCGTTAACGCCGGCCTCAAATCCGAAGCATTCATCCCTGTCGAAGAATTCAAGAACGACCACGGCGAACTGGAAGTCAAAGTTGGTGACTTCGTTTCCGTGGCGATCGAATCGCTGGAAAACGGTTTCGGCGATACCATCCTGTCGCGCGATAAAGCCAAGCGTCTGGCTTCGTGGCTGGCCCTGGAAAAAGCGATGGAATCGGGCGAAATCGTCGTCGGTACCGTCAATGGCAAAGTCAAAGGCGGCCTGACCGTCCTGACCAACGGCATCCGCGCATTCCTGCCGGGTTCGCTGGTTGACACCCGCCCAGTGAAAGATACCACCCCATTCGAAGGCAAGACCCTCGAATTCAAGGTCATCAAACTGGACCGCAAGCGTAACAACGTGGTTCTGTCGCGTCGCGCCGTCATCGAAGCTTCGATGGGCGAAGAGCGTCAGAAACTGATGGAAACGCTGAAAGAAGGCACGGTCGTGACCGGCGTCGTCAAAAATATCACCGACTACGGCGCGTTCGTGGATCTGGGCGGTATCGATGGCCTGCTGCACATCACCGACCTGGCATGGCGCCGTGTACGTCACCCGTCGGAAGTCCTGACGGTTGGCCAGGAAATCACCGCCAAAGTCCTGAAATACGATCAAGAGAAAAACCGTGTTTCGCTGGGCGTGAAACAACTGGGCGACGATCCTTGGACCGGTCTGTCCCGTCGTTACCCACAAAGCACCCGTCTGTTCGGTAAAGTAACGAACCTGACCGACTACGGCGCATTCGTTGAAGTGGAACAAGGTATCGAAGGTCTGGTACACGTTTCCGAAATGGACTGGACGAACAAAAACGTTGCTCCTAACAAAGTTGTCCAACTGGGCGACGAAGTAGAAGTAATGGTTCTGGAAATCGACGAAGAGCGTCGTCGTATTTCGCTGGGCATGAAACAGTGCAAAGCCAATCCATGGGACGACTTCGGTGTTACCCATAAGAAAGGTGACAAAGTCCGCGGCGCGATCAAATCGATCACCGACTTCGGCGTGTTCATCGGCCTGGCCGGCAACATCGACGGTCTGGTGCACCTGTCCGACCTGTCCTGGACCGAAACCGGCGAAGAAGCCGTGCGTCGCTTCAAGAAAGGTGACGAACTGGAAGCCATCGTTCTGGCCATCGACGTTGAGCGCGAGCGCGTTTCCCTGGGCGTCAAGCAACTGGAAGGTGACCCATTCAACAACTTCGCAGCCATGAACGACAAAGGCTCGCTGGTAACCGGTACCGTTAAATCGGTTGAGCCTAAAGGCGCCGTGATCCAACTGTCCGAAGAAGTTGAAGGCTACCTGCGCGCTTCCGAAATCTCGCGCGACCGCGTTGAAGATGCTGGTACGCACCTGAAAGTCGGCGACACCGTTGAAGCAATGGTGCTGAACATCGACCGCAAAGCCCGTGGTATCCAACTGTCGATCAAAGCGAAAGACAATGTTGAAACCCAGGAAGCCATGCAGAAGATGGCCGCTACCGACAACAACGCAGCTTCGGGCACCACCAGCCTGGGCGCCTTGTTGAAAGCCAAGTTCGATAACAAGAACTAA